One window from the genome of Hippocampus zosterae strain Florida chromosome 7, ASM2543408v3, whole genome shotgun sequence encodes:
- the gpnmb gene encoding protein QNR-71, which yields MGVLKYIFLLACVAFVHQADGRKTYADMFPHKHTPRGKSPFPMPPIPGWTPDSSPWDDYLYPPIKPKELMRRRGGKPTVRLTSDSPALNGSVITFTAKLEYPPCQKEDDSGELVWDEHCDDANGQARSGYVYNWTSWMDDYGFGRCTDASKCNAFPDGKPFPQSNDWRRKNYVYVWHTMGQYFETCDGHSSSLKLNTSSIPVGAEVMEVMVYRKRERRKYSPLSMDNVVFYVTDMIPVAVDISQKSAVNRSANHVFFRGEDVVFRVHLHDPSGYLKTAVALDYMWDLKDGNRVVTHRDVTTHAYSTVGNRSVKLVVEAAFPAECPPATATSAPTTSTPPPTPTERHTSPPAMTTTPQAISVISSSSPVTVTMGLPTTEVLPSVDSSGTPESTLCALLHSKRVLQGNECVRYVHGIFVANISIIEPKRPLQSKANSRIVDVLAARVTKTDISFLVKCLGSVPTSACTIVSDPTCTSVHSIMCNDVPPSAKCEVNLRRTFLKPGTYCVNITLQDSRTMTLTSTTVTINKLQATPEPENPHTIEVILSTCAVLGAFFALIACVVYRRYKVYRPIRRSLLEDASNRAGVAGSVMRLREALFPSNEERHHLLTETHQL from the exons atgGGAgtcttgaaatatatttttcttctgGCGTGCGTCGCCTTCGTTCATCAAGCGGATGGACGCAAAA CATATGCTGACATGTTCCCCCACAAGCACACCCCCCGAGGAAAGTCTCCTTTCCCCATGCCACCCATCCCAGGTTGGACTCCCGACAGCAGCCCGTGGGACGACTACCTCTATCCGCCCATAAAACCCAAAGAGCTCATGCGCAGACGAG GAGGCAAACCCACGGTGCGCCTCACCAGCGACAGCCCAGCGCTCAACGGTTCCGTCATCACATTCACGGCCAAGCTGGAGTATCCGCCATGCCAGAAAGAGGACGACAGCGGGGAACTCGTGTGGGATGAGCACTGTGATGACG CAAATGGACAAGCGCGCTCGGGCTACGTGTACAACTGGACGTCGTGGATGGACGACTACGGCTTTGGCAGATGTACGGACGCCAGCAAATGCAACGCGTTCCCTGATGGGAAGCCCTTCCCTCAGAGCAACGACTGGAGGCGCAAGAACTACGTCTACGTGTGGCACACGATGG GACAATACTTCGAGACATGTGACGGCCACTCCTCCAGTCTGAAACTCAACACCTCCAGCATCCCTGTGGGAGCTGAGGTCATGGAGGTCATGGTGTACCGTAAACGTGAGCGCAGGAAATACAGTCCCTTGAGTATGGACAACGTCGTTTTCTACGTCACGG ATATGATCCCAGTGGCGGTGGACATCTCCCAGAAGTCTGCGGTCAACCGCTCCGCCAACCACGTGTTCTTCCGAGGCGAGGATGTCGTCTTTCGAGTGCATCTCCACGACCCGAGCGGTTACCTGAAGACGGCGGTGGCCCTCGACTATATGTGGGACCTTAAGGATGGCAACCGGGTGGTGACCCACCGCGATGTGACCACACACGCCTACAGCACGGTGGGCAACAGGAGTGTTAAGCTAGTGGTGGAGGCAGCGTTTCCAGCAGAGTGTCCGCCTGCTACCGCCACCTCCGCGCCGACAACGTCCACACCGCCACCAACCCCTACTG AGCGCCACACGTCTCCACCGGCCATGACGACGACCCCCCAAG ccatCTCGGTGATCTCCAGCTCATCTCCTGTCACCGTGACAATGGGCTTGCCCACCACAGAAGTCCTCCCGTCCGTTGATTCCAGCGGTACCCCAGAGTCGACCCTCTGTGCTCTGCTTCACAGCAAGCGTGTGCTGCAGGGCAACGAGTGCGTCCGCTACGTGCACGGAATCTTTGTagcaaacatcagcatcatCG agCCCAAGCGTCCACTGCAGAGCAAGGCCAACAGCCGCATTGTTGATGTGTTGGCTGCCAGAGTAACCAAGACTGACATCAGCTTCCTGGTGAAATGCCTGGGCAG CGTCCCCACCTCGGCGTGCACCATTGTGTCGGACCCCACGTGCACTTCGGTGCACAGCATCATGTGCAATGATGTTCCTCCTTCCGCAAAGTGTGAGGTGAACCTGAGGAGAACTTTTCTGAAGCCGGGGACCTACTGCGTCAACATCACGTTGCAGGATTCTCGTACCATGACACTGACCAGCACCACCGTCACCATTAACAAGTTGCAAGCGACCCCCG AGCCCGAGAACCCTCATACTATTGAAGTGATCCTATCTACATGCGCCGTACTGGGAGCTTTCTTTGCATTGATTGCATGTGTTGTTTACAG